The following are from one region of the Fusarium verticillioides 7600 chromosome 1, whole genome shotgun sequence genome:
- a CDS encoding adenosinetriphosphatase, whose protein sequence is MAEDREYDGYNPNPKRRRLDTPRQRFQNDSRTSTPHRAQSRYASTPPPRNIGPTEEDSKALDRDWYGGDEFGGHSFGDEAHNPFASYDSWEGQQQETARHEKMTSRFDARRDQRNRENDAWETNRMLQSGVAQRRDMTSDFIDDDDSIRVHLLVHDLRPPFLDGRTIFTKQLEPIPAVKDPQSHMAVFSRKGSKVVKEARQQRERQRQAKEATSMTGTTLGNIMGAKEEDGDSALPVPAEDNADPSERKGNKFSAHMKKADGASNFSQSKTLREQREYLPAFAVREDLLSVIRENQVVICVGETGSGKTTQLTQFLQEDGYGKTGMIGCTQPRRVAAMSVAKRVAEEMEVELGSTVGYAIRFEDCTSKETVIKYMTDGVLLRESLNEPDLDRYSCVIMDEAHERALNTDILMGLFKKILQRRRDLKLIVTSATMNSKRFSDFFGGAPEFIIPGRTFPVDVMFHRSPVEDYVDQAVHQVLSIHVSMGPGDILVFMTGQEDIEITCELIQKRLDALNDPPKLSILPIYSQMPADLQAKIFDKAAPGVRKCIVATNIAETSLTVDGIKYVVDAGYSKMKVYNPKIGMDTLQITPISQANASQRSGRAGRTGPGKAFRLYSEKEFKEDLYLQTIPEIQRTNLANTVLMLKSLGVKDLLDFDFMDPPPQDTITTSMFDLWALGALDNLGELTDLGRKMSAFPMDPSLAKLLITAEEYGCSEEMITIVSMLSVPNVFYRPKERQEEADAAREKFWVHESDHLTYLQVYTNWKANGYSDGWCVKHFLHPKSLRRAKEIREQLLDIVRMQKMELTSCGMDWDIVRKCICSGYYHQAAKYKGSGEYINLRTNLGVQLHPTSALYAGHPPDYIVYHELILTSKVYVSTVTAVDPHWLADLGGVFYSVKEKGYSVRDKRITETEFNRKMEIEAKMADDKRKDEERKQIEEDRTQKKSKKIGADGKKFVTQGAVKKPVIKRRGRGF, encoded by the coding sequence ATGGCGGAGGATCGAGAGTACGATGGGTATAACCCAAATCCAAAGAGGAGACGACTTGATACACCTCGCCAAAGATTTCAGAATGATTCGCGCACCTCAACTCCCCACAGGGCACAATCGCGTTATGCTTCTACACCACCGCCCCGAAATATAGGACCGACCGAGGAGGATTCAAAGGCGTTAGACCGAGACTGGTACGGAGGTGATGAATTTGGCGGTCACAGTTTTGGAGATGAAGCCCATAACCCATTCGCCTCCTACGACTCCTGGGAAGGACAGCAACAGGAAACCGCCCGACACGAAAAGATGACTAGTCGTTTCGACGCGCGGCGAGACCAGAGGAACCGAGAGAATGATGCTTGGGAAACGAACCGAATGCTGCAATCAGGCGTCGCGCAAAGACGGGATATGACATCCGACttcattgacgatgatgactcgATTAGAGTTCATCTTCTGGTACACGATCTACGGCCACCCTTTCTTGACGGACGAACTATTTTCACAAAGCAACTAGAACCAATTCCAGCTGTTAAAGATCCTCAGAGTCATATGGCCGTTTTCAGTCGCAAGGGCAGTAAGGTGGTGAAGGAAGCAAGGCAGCAGAGAGAACGTCAACGGcaagccaaggaagccaCAAGCATGACCGGAACGACTCTTGGAAACATTATGGGTGcaaaagaggaagacggcgaTTCTGCACTGCCAGTACCTGCTGAGGATAACGCCGACCCGAGTGAGCGCAAGGGTAACAAATTCAGCGCACATATGAAGAAGGCCGATGGCGCGAGTAACTTCAGCCAGAGCAAAACCTTACGGGAGCAACGGGAATATCTGCCTGCATTTGCAGTTCGTGAAGACCTTCTCAGTGTCATTAGAGAAAACCAAGTTGTTATCTGTGTTGGTGAGACAGGTTCTGGCAAGACGACACAGCTGACACAGTTCCTCCAAGAGGATGGATATGGAAAGACGGGCATGATTGGATGTACACAACCGCGACGCGTAGCTGCAATGAGTGTAGCCAAGCGTGttgctgaagagatggaggttGAGTTAGGAAGCACGGTCGGTTATGCGATTCGCTTTGAAGACTGCACCAGCAAAGAGACTGTCATCAAATACATGACCGATGGTGTTCTCTTGCGAGAATCCCTCAACGAGCCTGATCTAGATCGATATTCATGTGTCATCATGGACGAGGCCCACGAGCGTGCCTTGAACACAGATATCCTAATGGGTTTGTTCAAGAAGATTTTACAGAGGCGTCGCGACCTGAAGCTCATCGTCACTTCGGCCACCATGAACTCGAAACGCTTCTCAGACTTCTTTGGTGGTGCACCTGAGTTCATCATTCCTGGACGAACTTTCCCAGTCGACGTCATGTTCCATCGGTCTCCCGTCGAGGATTATGTGGACCAGGCAGTTCATCAAGTGTTGTCAATTCATGTTTCAATGGGCCCTGGCGATATTTTAGTATTCATGacaggccaagaagacatcGAAATCACTTGCGAGCTTATCCAAAAACGACTTGATGCCCTCAACGACCCCCCAAAGCTGAGTATCTTACCAATATACAGTCAAATGCCTGCAGATCTGCAAGCAAAGATTTTCGACAAAGCTGCGCCTGGTGTCCGAAAATGCATTGTTGCCACCAACATTGCTGAAACTAGTTTGACGGTCGATGGTATTAAATACGTCGTGGATGCTGGCTACTCCAAGATGAAAGTCTACAATCCGAAAATCGGCATGGATACGCTTCAGATCACACCCATCTCGCAGGCCAACGCCTCGCAACGTTCAGGACGAGCCGGTCGAACCGGGCCTGGAAAGGCCTTTCGACTGTACTCAGAAAAGGAGTTCAAGGAAGATCTGTACTTACAGACTATTCCTGAAATCCAGCGCACGAACCTTGCTAACActgtcttgatgttgaaatcTCTCGGCGTCAAGGACCtcttggactttgactttATGGACCCTCCTCCGCAAGACACTATCACAACATCAATGTTTGACTTATGGGCCCTTGGTGCGCTTGACAATCTCGGTGAGCTTACTGATCTTGGAAGGAAAATGAGTGCTTTTCCCATGGACCCCTCGCtggccaagcttctcattACAGCGGAAGAATATGGCTGCAGTGAAGAGATGATTACCATTGTTTCTATGCTGTCCGTGCCAAACGTTTTCTACCGACCGaaagagagacaagaagaagctgatgctGCCCGCGAGAAATTCTGGGTGCATGAGTCAGATCATTTGACATACCTACAGGTTTACACAAACTGGAAGGCCAACGGTTACTCCGACGGTTGGTGTGTTAAGCACTTTCTGCACCCGAAATCTTTGAGGCGGGCCAAGGAAATTCGTGAACAGCTTTTGGATATTGTCCGTATGCAAAAGATGGAATTGACAAGCTGTGGGATGGACTGGGACATTGTCCGCAAGTGCATTTGCTCGGGATACTACCACCAAGCAGCCAAATACAAAGGCTCAGGCGAATACATCAACCTGCGCACCAACCTCGGTGTGCAGCTGCACCCAACAAGCGCATTGTATGCAGGGCATCCACCGGATTACATCGTTTACCACGAGTTGATCCTCACTTCCAAGGTTTATGTTTCAACAGTGACAGCCGTGGACCCCCACTGGCTTGCAGATCTCGGTGGTGTCTTCTACTCGGTTAAGGAAAAGGGTTATTCGGTTCGGGATAAACGAATCACTGAAACAGAATTCAACCGAAAgatggagattgaggccAAGATGGCTGATGACAAGCGGAAGGACGAGGAAAGGAAACAGATAGAAGAAGATCGGACTcaaaagaagagcaagaagatAGGGGCAGACGGTAAGAAGTTTGTAACACAAGGTGCAGTCAAAAAGCCTGTCATAAAGAGACGTGGTAGGGGGTTTTAA
- a CDS encoding acylphosphatase, producing the protein MSKRVYFAVEGRVQGVGFRYFTQKKAQEYGVTGWCRNTKDEKVEGEAQASEEILSKFFKDVDNGPRSARVVRVSQEVRQIIEDENDFVVTR; encoded by the exons ATGTCGAAACGT GTCTATTTTGCCGTTGAGGGACGTGTTCAAG GTGTTGGTTTCCG GTATTTTactcagaagaaggcccaaGAGTACGGAGTGACGGGATGGTGTCGAAACACGAAGGATGAAAAG GTCGAGGGCGAGGCTCAAGCCAGTGAAGAAATCCTATCGAAATTCTTCAAGGATGTAGACAATGGCCCAAGATCTGCTCGTGTAGTTAGAGTCTCCCAGGAAGTTCGGCAAAtcatcgaggatgagaatgactTTGTTGTTACTCGTTGA